A portion of the Sulfuriferula sp. AH1 genome contains these proteins:
- a CDS encoding heavy metal response regulator transcription factor: MKILIVEDEPKTGTYLKQGLTEAGFITDLAVTGTDGQYLALTESFDLIILDVMLPGINGWEVLRALRTAGRSMPVLFLTARDQVDDRVKGLELGADDYLVKPFAFSELLARVRTLLRRGKAVEPDILEIADLEVNLVRRRASRSGQRIDLTAKEFVLLTLFLQRQGEVLSRTLIASQVWDMNFDSDTNVVEVAIRRLRAKIDDHFEPKLIHTVRGMGYVMELRNS; this comes from the coding sequence ATGAAAATACTGATTGTCGAAGACGAGCCGAAAACGGGTACTTATCTGAAGCAGGGTCTCACCGAGGCCGGTTTTATTACTGATCTGGCGGTCACTGGAACCGATGGCCAGTATCTGGCGCTGACTGAGTCGTTTGATTTGATCATTCTCGATGTCATGCTTCCTGGTATTAACGGCTGGGAGGTGTTGCGTGCGCTCCGGACAGCAGGCAGGAGTATGCCAGTGCTGTTCCTCACCGCGCGCGACCAGGTGGATGACCGGGTCAAAGGACTGGAGCTTGGCGCCGATGATTATTTGGTGAAGCCGTTTGCATTTTCCGAATTGCTGGCACGGGTGCGGACATTGCTGCGTCGAGGGAAGGCGGTTGAGCCGGATATTCTGGAGATAGCCGATCTTGAGGTTAATCTCGTTCGCCGCCGTGCCAGCCGGAGTGGGCAGCGCATTGACTTGACGGCCAAGGAGTTCGTGCTGCTGACGCTGTTCCTTCAGCGTCAGGGTGAAGTGTTGTCGCGCACGTTGATCGCTTCCCAGGTATGGGATATGAATTTCGACAGCGACACCAATGTGGTGGAGGTCGCCATCCGTCGCCTGCGAGCGAAGATTGACGATCATTTCGAGCCCAAGCTCATCCATACTGTACGGGGCATGGGATATGTCATGGAGTTGCGAAACAGCTGA
- a CDS encoding heavy metal sensor histidine kinase: protein MLSRSITFRLALLFALATMLLLAGIGYFMNRSVESHLADMDWGEIHGKWELTRNLIEEVHTPADLAAFPQLLEGALVGHPELFVVVRDQTGQRLFATSGFSFPQQFAAADTDAPPSYSTMITWHYGEHMFRGIKASIASGLDGHPRFSVDIALETDEHRHFLDHFHSLLVTALVFGMTTAAALGWFIAKRGLLPVRDMAAVARNISVSHLGERLRPESVPLELRDLAIAFNGMLSRLEDSFHRLTDFSSDIAHELRTPINNLMIQSQVALSQARNIEQYQEVIASNLEEFDRLARMIADMLFLAKADNGLMVAGRERVDLGTEIERLAEFFGPFAEDKGVTVVTTGTGSVTGDRIMLQRALANLLSNAITHTSPGGKVHIRLIKETALLQRIEVENHGKAIPAGQLERIFDRFYRLDPARGAALDGAGLGLAITKSIVEAHKGCIGVSSDNNSTIFTITLPVAS, encoded by the coding sequence ATGTTAAGCCGCTCGATCACCTTTCGTCTGGCATTGCTGTTTGCCCTTGCCACCATGCTCTTGCTGGCGGGAATAGGCTATTTTATGAACCGCTCCGTCGAGTCGCACCTGGCTGACATGGATTGGGGGGAAATCCACGGTAAATGGGAATTGACCCGGAATTTGATCGAAGAGGTCCATACACCAGCCGATCTGGCCGCTTTTCCCCAATTGCTGGAGGGGGCGCTAGTCGGTCATCCAGAGTTATTTGTTGTTGTCAGGGACCAAACCGGGCAACGCTTGTTTGCCACTTCCGGTTTTTCTTTTCCACAGCAGTTTGCGGCAGCGGATACCGACGCTCCCCCATCATATTCTACTATGATAACCTGGCATTACGGCGAGCACATGTTCCGTGGCATCAAGGCTTCGATTGCCTCCGGTCTGGATGGGCACCCCCGTTTTAGCGTCGATATTGCTCTGGAAACCGACGAGCACCGACACTTTCTCGACCATTTCCATAGCCTGCTGGTGACTGCTTTGGTGTTCGGCATGACTACCGCTGCCGCGCTTGGCTGGTTCATCGCCAAACGCGGGCTTTTGCCGGTAAGGGATATGGCCGCAGTAGCGCGCAATATCTCTGTCAGTCATCTGGGTGAACGTTTGCGTCCCGAAAGTGTGCCACTGGAATTGCGCGATTTGGCGATTGCATTCAATGGAATGCTGTCGCGACTGGAAGATTCATTTCACCGGCTGACAGATTTTTCATCAGACATCGCACACGAATTGCGTACCCCCATCAATAATCTCATGATCCAGTCGCAAGTGGCGCTGTCCCAAGCCAGAAACATCGAGCAATACCAGGAGGTCATTGCATCCAATCTGGAGGAATTTGACCGTCTGGCCAGAATGATTGCTGACATGTTATTCCTGGCTAAAGCAGACAACGGACTGATGGTGGCGGGACGGGAAAGAGTTGATCTTGGAACAGAAATCGAGCGCCTTGCCGAATTTTTCGGTCCTTTTGCCGAAGATAAAGGTGTAACTGTCGTAACTACAGGGACAGGGAGCGTAACGGGAGACCGGATTATGTTACAGCGGGCTCTCGCTAATTTGCTGTCCAATGCGATTACTCATACCTCTCCCGGCGGAAAAGTTCATATTCGCTTAATTAAAGAGACAGCGTTGTTGCAACGGATTGAGGTTGAAAATCATGGCAAGGCAATTCCTGCCGGGCAACTGGAACGGATTTTCGATCGTTTCTACCGGCTTGACCCTGCTCGAGGCGCCGCGCTGGATGGAGCAGGATTGGGCCTTGCTATCACCAAATCGATCGTCGAAGCGCACAAGGGCTGCATTGGAGTTTCTTCAGACAACAATTCAACGATTTTCACGATTACACTGCCGGTGGCATCGTGA
- a CDS encoding CHAD domain-containing protein yields the protein MDLQSRANRHGHWQHHTNTEAGFGRLSSTFRYHLKMGGLPKRSISERQQIMVDTDLQSHVLSPKLNLKLAPEMRADEAVRVIMRRLLEMMNTNEAGVSAGKDIECLHNFRIAVRRNRSLLGQVHGIIPQHEWQRFTRGFAWLGVITRSARDIDVYLLSFEDYTKGLGAVAAKALDPLREFILHQQQQAHQQLVDSLKSARYSQLMAVWATFLASPLSSRSRLPNAKLPVLDLANQRIWRMLRRVIRQGTEIDADSPPQALHELRKSCKKLRYLIEFFQSFYPADRVRKAIKALKSLQDMLGEYQDLQVQQEMLKNFVPQMAVLASEKPCTLAAVDRMMRKLAKRQLKVRKMFKQRFARFIEEKHQKVFRQLFKSGKAIGP from the coding sequence ATGGACTTACAATCACGAGCGAACCGACATGGACATTGGCAGCATCACACCAACACAGAAGCTGGCTTTGGTCGCTTAAGCTCTACTTTTAGATATCATTTAAAAATGGGGGGATTACCCAAGCGCAGCATTTCGGAGAGGCAGCAAATTATGGTGGATACGGATTTACAGTCGCATGTGCTTTCGCCCAAGTTGAATTTAAAACTTGCACCGGAAATGCGGGCGGATGAGGCTGTACGTGTCATTATGCGGCGTCTGCTGGAGATGATGAATACCAATGAAGCAGGTGTGTCTGCGGGAAAAGATATTGAGTGCCTGCATAACTTCCGCATTGCAGTGCGGCGTAACCGTTCTTTGCTTGGACAAGTTCACGGTATTATCCCACAGCATGAATGGCAGCGATTCACGCGAGGATTCGCATGGCTGGGCGTGATCACCCGCTCAGCGCGAGATATTGATGTTTACCTGCTAAGTTTTGAAGATTATACAAAAGGCCTCGGGGCAGTAGCTGCCAAAGCGCTTGATCCCTTGCGTGAGTTCATTCTGCATCAACAGCAACAAGCTCATCAACAATTAGTCGATAGTCTGAAGTCGGCACGTTATTCACAGCTGATGGCGGTTTGGGCTACGTTTCTTGCTTCACCGTTATCCTCCCGTAGCAGGCTGCCTAATGCCAAGCTGCCTGTGCTTGATCTGGCAAATCAGCGCATTTGGCGCATGCTGCGCCGCGTCATCAGGCAAGGTACCGAGATCGATGCAGACAGCCCGCCGCAAGCACTGCATGAGTTGCGCAAATCCTGCAAGAAGCTGCGTTATCTGATCGAGTTTTTCCAAAGCTTTTATCCTGCAGACAGAGTCAGGAAAGCGATCAAGGCGCTGAAGTCGCTGCAGGATATGCTCGGTGAATATCAGGACTTGCAGGTGCAGCAGGAGATGCTGAAAAATTTTGTCCCGCAGATGGCTGTGCTTGCGTCAGAGAAGCCGTGCACGCTGGCAGCAGTAGACAGAATGATGCGCAAACTGGCGAAGCGTCAGCTTAAAGTGCGCAAAATGTTCAAACAGCGGTTTGCCAGGTTTATCGAAGAAAAACATCAGAAGGTGTTCCGGCAGTTGTTCAAGTCGGGAAAGGCGATTGGGCCATGA
- a CDS encoding phosphoribosyltransferase, with protein sequence MFRNRDDAAKKLADSLAQFKGTHPLVLAIPRGAVPMAKIIADRLGGDFDVVLVRKLRTPSNPEFAIGSIDESGWSYIADYAASVGGTPEYIESEKQTQLETIRRRRAQYTPIRPPIDPSGRIVIVIDDGLATGSTMISALHGLRARHPAKLICAVPVSPEDTLIKVRQYADEVICLEVPEYFQAVGQFYADFPQVEDEEVITILQDSAEV encoded by the coding sequence ATGTTCCGCAATCGTGATGACGCAGCAAAAAAACTGGCCGACAGTCTGGCCCAATTCAAGGGTACACACCCGCTGGTGCTGGCGATTCCCCGTGGTGCAGTGCCGATGGCCAAAATCATTGCTGATCGGCTGGGTGGCGATTTCGATGTGGTGCTGGTGCGCAAGCTCCGTACGCCATCCAATCCGGAATTTGCGATAGGTTCGATCGATGAGAGCGGCTGGAGCTACATTGCGGATTATGCGGCATCGGTGGGCGGTACGCCTGAGTACATCGAGTCGGAAAAGCAGACGCAACTGGAAACCATACGCAGGCGCCGCGCCCAATATACTCCGATACGCCCGCCCATCGATCCCAGCGGTCGCATCGTGATCGTGATCGACGACGGGCTGGCGACTGGCTCCACCATGATTTCTGCGTTGCATGGTCTGCGTGCCAGACATCCGGCAAAACTGATTTGCGCGGTGCCGGTATCGCCCGAGGACACCTTGATCAAGGTGCGGCAATATGCCGATGAAGTTATCTGTCTGGAAGTGCCCGAATACTTTCAGGCGGTCGGGCAGTTCTACGCGGATTTCCCGCAGGTGGAGGACGAGGAAGTGATCACGATTCTGCAGGATAGTGCCGAAGTTTAG
- a CDS encoding dienelactone hydrolase family protein — translation MMTTELAQLVSIPSDHVHIEGMLELPENAPGIVLFAHGSGSSRHSPRNNYVASVLREAGIGTLLMDLLTPEEDMVYETRFDIPLLTRRLLDATDWISQQQSTRNLPIGYFGASTGAAAALQAAAQSTHKIAAVVSRGGRPDLAGAAMLRKVRAPTLLLVGGFDDLVIDLNQASHDVMSCPKELSIIPGATHLFEEPGALEQVAHRATAWFKRYLKAD, via the coding sequence ATGATGACTACCGAACTGGCGCAACTGGTCAGCATTCCCAGCGATCATGTCCATATTGAAGGCATGCTGGAATTGCCTGAGAACGCTCCGGGCATCGTGCTGTTCGCCCACGGCAGCGGCAGCAGTCGTCATAGCCCGCGCAATAACTATGTCGCCAGCGTGCTGCGCGAAGCGGGCATCGGCACACTGTTGATGGATTTGCTGACCCCTGAGGAAGACATGGTCTATGAAACCCGGTTCGACATCCCGCTGCTCACCCGACGCCTGCTGGACGCCACCGACTGGATAAGTCAGCAGCAATCCACGCGAAATTTGCCCATAGGGTATTTTGGCGCCAGCACCGGCGCCGCCGCTGCGCTGCAGGCCGCCGCGCAATCTACCCACAAGATTGCCGCTGTGGTATCGCGCGGCGGGCGCCCCGATCTTGCCGGTGCCGCCATGCTGCGCAAGGTACGCGCCCCCACCCTGTTGCTGGTCGGCGGCTTTGATGATCTGGTCATCGATCTTAATCAGGCATCCCATGATGTCATGAGCTGCCCCAAAGAACTCTCGATCATTCCCGGTGCAACCCATTTGTTTGAAGAACCAGGCGCGCTGGAGCAAGTCGCCCATCGGGCAACAGCCTGGTTCAAACGCTATTTGAAAGCTGACTGA
- the amrS gene encoding AmmeMemoRadiSam system radical SAM enzyme: protein MNATQHHPGKYWHALDDGRIQCDLCPRDCKLHEGQRGACFVRMREGNQIVLTTYGRSSGFCIDPIEKKPLNHFYPGSSVLSFGTAGCNLACKFCQNWDISKSRDMDKLMDQAAPETIAIAAEQSGCKSVAFTYNDPVIFAEYAMDTADACHARGIKTVAVTAGYMHDTARRDFYSKIDAANVDLKAFTEDFYFKLTGSQLQPVLDTLVYLKHETDVWFEITTLLIPGKNDSDAEITAMCQWIMQQLGPDVPLHFSAFHPDYKMPDIPQTPSSTLIRARDIALRAGLHYVYTGNVHHIEGDTTFCPDCHAPLIVRDWYQINEYRLTPDGHCPHCNSLIAGRFDAKPGHFGRQRIPIAISRVRA from the coding sequence ATGAATGCAACGCAGCATCACCCCGGAAAATACTGGCATGCACTGGACGATGGCCGCATCCAGTGCGACCTGTGCCCGCGCGACTGCAAGCTGCACGAAGGCCAGCGCGGCGCCTGCTTCGTGCGCATGCGCGAGGGCAACCAGATCGTGCTCACTACCTACGGGCGCTCATCCGGTTTCTGTATCGACCCGATCGAAAAGAAACCGCTCAATCACTTCTACCCCGGCAGCAGCGTGCTGTCGTTCGGCACCGCAGGCTGCAATCTGGCGTGCAAGTTCTGCCAGAACTGGGACATCAGCAAATCCAGGGACATGGACAAACTGATGGATCAGGCCGCGCCGGAGACCATCGCCATCGCTGCGGAACAGAGCGGCTGCAAGAGCGTGGCGTTCACCTACAACGACCCCGTGATCTTCGCCGAATATGCGATGGATACCGCCGATGCCTGCCATGCCCGCGGCATCAAGACCGTCGCGGTGACTGCCGGCTACATGCATGATACAGCGCGCCGCGATTTCTACAGCAAGATCGATGCCGCCAATGTCGATCTCAAGGCGTTTACCGAAGACTTCTATTTCAAGCTCACCGGCTCGCAGCTGCAACCTGTGCTGGATACGCTGGTTTACCTCAAGCACGAAACCGATGTCTGGTTCGAGATCACCACCCTGCTCATTCCCGGCAAGAACGATTCCGATGCGGAAATCACCGCGATGTGCCAGTGGATCATGCAGCAGCTGGGGCCGGATGTACCGTTGCATTTTTCTGCGTTCCATCCCGATTACAAAATGCCGGATATTCCGCAGACGCCTTCATCCACGCTGATACGGGCGCGCGACATCGCGCTGCGTGCCGGGCTGCATTACGTCTATACCGGCAACGTGCATCACATCGAGGGCGACACCACCTTTTGCCCCGATTGCCATGCGCCGCTCATCGTGCGCGACTGGTACCAGATCAACGAATACCGTCTGACGCCTGATGGTCACTGCCCGCATTGCAACAGCCTGATCGCAGGGCGGTTTGACGCCAAACCGGGCCATTTCGGCCGGCAACGCATTCCGATAGCGATCAGCCGGGTGCGGGCGTAA
- the amrA gene encoding AmmeMemoRadiSam system protein A, which produces MPTNHGQILLPIARAAISQKLGKTYPANENSSWLQEHRACFVTLTQHEQLRGCIGTLEAHRSLLADVRANALAAAFHDPRFAPLTKAELDYTEVEVSLLSMMQDMVFASEQDALEQLRPQIDGIVFEYGRYRSTFLPQVWEQLPDPVEFMAHLKHKAGLHPRFWDESVRLYRYTVNKWKESDLESLSE; this is translated from the coding sequence ATGCCCACTAACCACGGCCAGATCTTACTGCCGATCGCGCGCGCGGCCATCTCGCAAAAACTGGGGAAAACCTATCCGGCCAATGAGAATAGCAGCTGGCTGCAGGAACACCGGGCATGCTTCGTCACCCTCACCCAACACGAGCAGCTGCGCGGCTGCATCGGCACACTGGAAGCGCATCGCTCACTGCTGGCCGACGTCAGGGCCAACGCGCTGGCGGCTGCATTTCACGATCCGCGATTTGCACCTTTGACAAAAGCCGAGCTGGACTATACTGAAGTAGAGGTATCACTGTTATCGATGATGCAGGACATGGTGTTTGCCAGCGAACAGGATGCGCTGGAACAGCTGCGGCCGCAAATCGACGGCATCGTGTTCGAATACGGCCGCTACCGCAGCACCTTTTTGCCGCAGGTATGGGAACAGCTACCCGACCCGGTCGAATTCATGGCGCACCTGAAGCACAAAGCCGGACTCCATCCGCGCTTCTGGGATGAAAGCGTCAGACTATACCGATATACCGTGAACAAGTGGAAAGAAAGCGATCTGGAGAGCTTATCCGAATGA
- the amrB gene encoding AmmeMemoRadiSam system protein B — protein sequence MHQIRQPAVAGTFYPGVSSTLARDVTALLAAAHPAPLGKLPKAVIVPHAGYVYSGAIAAAAYASLAAGRDQITRVVLLGPVHRVPVRGLALPGVDGFATPLGNISIDQAAVELLGTMPQIVTSAAAHAWEHSLEVQLPFLQALLNNFSLIPLAVGDATPEEIAEVLDALWGGPETLIVISSDLSHFLPYASAQTVDRETAQRILELRGPLSHEQACGGTPINGMLLAARRHHLQPLLLDLRNSGDTAGDKERVVGYASFAFMEEPAHAH from the coding sequence ATGCACCAAATTCGTCAACCCGCCGTCGCTGGCACTTTCTATCCCGGCGTATCGAGCACGCTCGCCCGCGATGTGACCGCCTTGCTGGCGGCAGCCCACCCCGCCCCTCTCGGCAAATTGCCCAAGGCCGTCATCGTGCCTCACGCCGGCTATGTCTATTCCGGCGCCATTGCCGCCGCTGCCTATGCCAGCCTTGCCGCAGGCCGCGACCAGATCACGCGCGTGGTACTGCTCGGCCCGGTCCATCGCGTACCGGTACGCGGACTGGCCCTGCCCGGCGTCGATGGCTTTGCGACTCCCCTCGGCAACATTTCCATCGACCAGGCGGCTGTCGAGTTGCTGGGCACGATGCCACAGATCGTTACCAGTGCCGCCGCCCATGCATGGGAACACTCGCTGGAAGTACAACTGCCCTTCCTGCAGGCATTATTGAATAATTTTAGCCTGATTCCGCTAGCCGTAGGCGATGCCACGCCGGAGGAGATCGCCGAAGTACTGGATGCGCTGTGGGGCGGCCCGGAAACCCTGATCGTCATCAGCTCCGACCTGTCACATTTCCTGCCCTACGCTTCAGCCCAGACCGTGGATCGGGAAACGGCTCAACGCATCCTGGAATTGCGCGGCCCGCTGTCTCACGAGCAAGCCTGCGGCGGCACGCCCATCAACGGCATGCTGCTGGCCGCCCGGCGCCACCATCTGCAACCGTTGCTGCTGGATTTACGCAACTCGGGCGACACCGCCGGCGACAAGGAACGCGTGGTCGGTTACGCCTCGTTCGCTTTCATGGAGGAACCTGCTCATGCCCACTAA
- the thpR gene encoding RNA 2',3'-cyclic phosphodiesterase, giving the protein MMATPGNADTAGRNTARVFFALWPDPDMRTALAGMGKHMHAQCGGRRTRAESIHITLAFVGEVGIERIAELQALAAQLQCAAFNFELARTGWWRHNHIAWVAPETVPQGLIDLASALQSRLKGAGFKVDERAYLPHVTLLRKADCPWAQAAMKPLRWTARNFVLVKSVTGENGSAYEIIGRWPLVSAL; this is encoded by the coding sequence ATGATGGCCACGCCTGGGAATGCGGATACCGCTGGCCGCAATACAGCGCGCGTATTTTTTGCGCTATGGCCCGATCCGGATATGCGCACGGCACTCGCCGGGATGGGCAAACATATGCATGCACAATGCGGGGGGCGGCGTACACGCGCCGAGTCTATCCACATTACGCTGGCGTTTGTGGGAGAGGTGGGGATTGAGCGCATTGCCGAATTACAGGCATTAGCTGCGCAGTTGCAGTGCGCTGCATTCAATTTCGAGCTGGCGCGCACCGGCTGGTGGCGGCATAACCATATCGCCTGGGTGGCGCCGGAAACGGTCCCGCAGGGGTTGATTGATCTGGCGAGCGCATTGCAGTCGCGGTTAAAGGGTGCAGGTTTCAAAGTCGATGAGCGAGCATATTTGCCGCATGTGACCTTGCTCAGGAAAGCTGATTGCCCTTGGGCGCAGGCAGCGATGAAGCCATTACGCTGGACGGCACGGAATTTCGTACTGGTGAAATCGGTAACGGGTGAGAATGGATCGGCCTATGAGATCATAGGCCGATGGCCTTTGGTGTCAGCCTTATAG
- a CDS encoding host attachment protein: protein MATTWILIANASFARLYANHGIKKGLQLIKEFNHPESREKSAELVSDRPGHNKSQGNGHGAFVAASQPKQNEAGKFAQELAQVLEHGRTSNIFDRVILVASAPFIGLLNNQFNTHVRNLITDTIEKDYTRFAPQELTGRLSHCIYL, encoded by the coding sequence ATGGCCACAACCTGGATTTTAATCGCCAATGCCAGTTTTGCTCGTTTATATGCAAACCACGGTATCAAAAAGGGTTTGCAGCTCATCAAGGAATTCAACCACCCGGAAAGCCGAGAGAAAAGCGCGGAACTGGTGTCAGATCGTCCCGGCCATAACAAGAGTCAGGGCAATGGTCATGGCGCTTTCGTTGCCGCCTCGCAACCCAAACAGAATGAAGCTGGAAAATTCGCTCAGGAACTGGCACAGGTACTGGAACATGGTCGCACCAGCAATATTTTTGATCGCGTGATTCTGGTGGCCTCCGCACCATTCATCGGGCTGCTCAATAACCAGTTCAACACCCATGTACGCAATCTGATTACCGACACCATCGAAAAAGATTACACCCGGTTCGCTCCACAAGAACTAACCGGGCGATTGTCGCACTGCATTTATCTATAA
- a CDS encoding host attachment protein encodes MATTWVLVANASKANLYVNHGPHKGLELVKTFQHVESREKALERTSDRPGHYQTGSGAHGAFSQPTDPKQHEEDKFAAELASELETGRTSNRYTRLIIMASDPFMGKLNNQLPAHVRALATDTIEKDYTYLTERELASHLENILYV; translated from the coding sequence ATGGCTACCACCTGGGTACTGGTTGCGAATGCAAGCAAAGCAAATTTATACGTAAACCACGGGCCTCATAAAGGCCTGGAACTGGTTAAGACATTTCAGCATGTCGAAAGCCGCGAGAAAGCCCTGGAAAGAACATCAGACCGCCCCGGGCATTATCAGACCGGCAGCGGAGCGCATGGCGCCTTTTCCCAGCCTACTGACCCCAAGCAGCATGAAGAAGACAAGTTCGCCGCGGAACTGGCAAGCGAATTGGAAACAGGCCGTACCAGCAACCGCTATACACGGCTCATCATAATGGCCTCAGACCCTTTCATGGGCAAATTGAATAATCAGCTGCCCGCACATGTACGGGCACTGGCCACTGACACCATCGAAAAGGATTACACGTATCTTACCGAGCGCGAATTGGCCAGTCACCTCGAAAATATTCTGTATGTATGA
- a CDS encoding GGDEF domain-containing protein — protein MMAQSDTLGTLYLEFPALDEQTRDDAIPAADQALAAMLAKHLAMVFANLRLRDAIRQQSIRDPLSGLYNRRYLEETMQRDLSRVARKQLPLAVIMLDIDHFKRFNDTFGHEAGDAVLQSLARLLLSHMRASDVACRYGGEEFVLLLPDTPLETAHQRAEELRTAVHQLQVNRQGRPLGPVSISMGVAVFPEHGTTAEDLIRAADTAMYEAKHSGRDRVCLAQVNA, from the coding sequence ATGATGGCCCAAAGCGATACGCTGGGCACACTCTACCTGGAGTTCCCGGCACTTGATGAACAGACAAGGGATGATGCGATTCCGGCTGCCGACCAAGCGCTTGCCGCCATGCTTGCCAAACATCTGGCCATGGTATTCGCCAATCTCAGACTGCGTGATGCGATTCGGCAGCAATCGATCCGCGACCCCCTGAGCGGACTATACAACCGCCGTTATCTGGAAGAAACGATGCAGCGCGATCTGTCGCGTGTTGCCCGCAAGCAGTTGCCGCTCGCGGTCATAATGCTGGATATCGATCACTTCAAACGCTTCAACGACACCTTCGGACACGAGGCCGGTGACGCAGTGCTGCAGAGTTTGGCCCGGTTGCTGCTCAGCCACATGCGCGCCAGCGACGTCGCCTGCCGCTACGGCGGCGAGGAATTCGTTCTGCTGCTGCCTGATACACCTCTCGAAACCGCCCACCAGCGCGCCGAGGAATTGCGAACGGCCGTACACCAATTGCAGGTCAACCGGCAGGGGCGGCCACTTGGTCCGGTGAGCATCTCCATGGGGGTTGCCGTGTTCCCGGAACACGGCACGACGGCCGAGGATCTGATTCGCGCCGCCGATACCGCCATGTACGAGGCCAAGCACAGTGGGCGCGACCGGGTATGCCTGGCGCAGGTCAATGCGTAA